A window of Ignavibacterium sp. contains these coding sequences:
- a CDS encoding alpha/beta fold hydrolase — translation MEENYHQWFSLPLQREFEMLTFGSSGLPLIVFPTSGGRYYEAKDRGLINSVSDLIRSGSLMIFCPDSVNNESWYNYNVHPSERVKRHIDFEKAILNEVIEYALHQTDNNKVIVCGSSFGGYHAVNLAFRHPDKVSGLFTMGGAYDIKRFIFGYYDDNCYFNNPPDYLPNLNDNWYLSRMRSMKIILGTGDADFCLPENLRLSEILKSKNVDHKLDVRAFTGHDWQWWKKMFRDYISLFLD, via the coding sequence ATGGAAGAAAATTATCATCAGTGGTTCTCTTTGCCGCTGCAGAGAGAATTTGAAATGCTTACTTTCGGTTCGTCTGGTTTGCCTTTAATCGTATTTCCTACTTCTGGTGGAAGATATTATGAAGCTAAAGACAGAGGGTTAATAAATTCAGTTTCTGATTTAATTCGCTCAGGTTCTTTAATGATATTTTGCCCGGACAGTGTTAACAACGAAAGCTGGTATAATTACAATGTTCATCCGTCCGAAAGAGTTAAAAGACATATTGATTTTGAAAAAGCAATTCTTAACGAAGTTATAGAATATGCATTACATCAAACTGATAACAACAAAGTAATTGTTTGCGGAAGTAGTTTTGGTGGTTATCACGCTGTGAATCTTGCTTTCAGACATCCTGATAAAGTTTCAGGATTATTTACTATGGGCGGAGCTTATGATATTAAAAGATTCATATTCGGTTATTATGATGATAACTGTTACTTTAATAATCCGCCTGACTATTTACCAAATCTTAATGACAATTGGTATTTGAGTCGGATGAGAAGTATGAAAATAATATTAGGCACTGGTGATGCAGATTTTTGTTTGCCGGAAAATTTACGCTTATCAGAAATTCTTAAGTCCAAAAATGTTGATCACAAACTTGATGTGAGAGCTTTTACCGGACACGATTGGCAGTGGTGGAAAAAAATGTTCAGAGATTACATAAGCTTATTTCTGGACTAA
- the mutS gene encoding DNA mismatch repair protein MutS translates to MQQTPLMAQYYKIKQQHPDTILLFRVGDFFETFEDDAKIASKVLGITLTKRSNGAADDVPLAGFPHHAIDAYLPKLVRAGYRVAVCEQMENPKFAKGIVKREVIEVVTPGVTLSDKLLDHKKNNYVLGVFIKDDLVGLSFSDISTGEFYVYETKLEQLTEQIQLINPSEILFHKRDKDYLTKILSKINPEIRLTKIDEWIFNFDYTNELLLNHFKTVTLKGFGIERLQNGIVAAGVVLHYLQETQRVNLSHLNKISIYNPSDYMILDYSTKRNLEIITSMQEGTREGSLISILDKTQTAMGGRLLKKWISAPLRDVNAINQRLNAVENLIKEKSVRKDLINHLKEVGDLERLISKVCTGRANPREIVAVKTSLKKIPDIKELLNRLSDSTLKKIGDSLKDLSHLVEKISEAIIDSPPAALTEGGIIKSGFSPELDELREIAFHGKEWISNLQQKERERTGIPSLKVGFNNVFGYYIDISNAHKSKVPEDYIRKQTLVNSERYITPELKTFEEKILNAEEKIGELEYQLFNEIRNLVALEAEAIQTNARLIGMIDVFLSFAECAEEYNYVKPEVDEGNEIEILQGRHPVVERILSPGEKFTPNDCKLNNTDQQIILLTGPNMAGKSVYLRQVGLIVLLAQIGSFVPASKAKIGIVDRIFTRVGASDNITAGESTFLVEMQEAANILNNATSKSLILLDEIGRGTSTFDGISIAWAITEYLHENPDVAAKTLFATHYHELNEMADLFPRIKNYKVEVREYDDKVIFLHRVNPGRADHSYGIQVAMMAGLPVFVTNRAKEILNNLESKELTPYEVKKERLKKLKSETDNQISLFEFKDDELRTEIKNLELNTLTPIEALNKLNELKRKMERND, encoded by the coding sequence ATGCAACAAACACCTTTAATGGCCCAATATTATAAGATTAAGCAGCAACATCCTGATACGATTTTGCTTTTCAGGGTTGGTGACTTTTTTGAGACTTTTGAAGATGATGCAAAAATAGCTTCCAAAGTTCTTGGGATTACTCTTACCAAGCGGTCAAACGGTGCCGCCGATGATGTTCCTCTTGCCGGTTTTCCTCATCACGCAATTGATGCATATTTACCTAAACTTGTTCGTGCCGGCTATCGTGTTGCTGTTTGCGAGCAAATGGAAAATCCAAAATTTGCTAAAGGAATTGTTAAGCGTGAAGTGATAGAAGTAGTTACTCCGGGCGTAACTCTTTCAGATAAATTGCTCGATCACAAAAAAAATAATTATGTGCTCGGTGTTTTTATAAAAGATGATTTGGTTGGACTTTCATTCTCAGATATTTCAACAGGTGAGTTTTATGTTTATGAGACGAAGTTGGAGCAACTCACCGAACAAATTCAACTAATTAATCCTTCTGAAATTTTATTTCATAAACGGGATAAAGATTATCTGACAAAAATTCTATCAAAGATTAATCCTGAAATCCGGTTAACCAAAATTGATGAATGGATTTTTAATTTCGATTATACAAATGAACTTTTGCTAAATCATTTTAAGACTGTTACTCTTAAAGGTTTTGGAATTGAACGACTTCAAAATGGAATTGTTGCTGCTGGAGTTGTACTTCATTATTTGCAGGAAACTCAAAGAGTAAATCTCTCGCACCTGAATAAAATTTCAATTTACAATCCTTCCGATTATATGATTCTGGATTACTCAACAAAACGTAATCTCGAAATCATAACTTCAATGCAGGAAGGAACAAGAGAAGGTTCACTCATTTCAATTCTCGATAAAACCCAGACAGCAATGGGCGGAAGATTGTTGAAGAAATGGATTTCTGCACCATTGCGCGATGTGAATGCAATTAACCAGAGATTAAATGCAGTAGAAAATCTGATAAAAGAAAAATCGGTCCGCAAAGATTTAATCAATCATCTTAAAGAAGTTGGTGATCTCGAAAGATTAATCTCAAAAGTCTGTACCGGAAGAGCAAATCCAAGAGAGATTGTTGCTGTTAAAACTTCTTTGAAGAAAATTCCTGATATAAAAGAATTATTAAATAGACTTTCCGATAGTACACTAAAAAAGATTGGTGATTCATTAAAGGATTTATCACACCTTGTTGAAAAAATTTCAGAAGCAATTATTGATTCTCCTCCGGCAGCTTTAACTGAAGGTGGAATAATTAAAAGTGGTTTCAGTCCTGAACTCGATGAACTTCGTGAAATAGCTTTTCACGGTAAAGAATGGATTTCAAATCTTCAGCAGAAGGAAAGAGAAAGAACCGGAATTCCTTCGCTGAAAGTTGGTTTTAATAATGTGTTCGGTTATTACATTGATATCAGTAATGCTCATAAATCAAAAGTGCCTGAAGATTATATCCGTAAACAGACATTGGTAAACTCCGAAAGATATATCACACCTGAGCTTAAAACTTTCGAAGAAAAAATTCTTAATGCTGAAGAAAAAATTGGTGAGCTTGAATATCAGTTATTTAACGAAATCAGAAATTTAGTTGCGCTTGAAGCTGAAGCAATTCAAACCAATGCAAGATTGATTGGAATGATTGATGTTTTTCTTTCGTTTGCTGAATGTGCCGAAGAATATAATTATGTAAAACCTGAAGTTGATGAAGGAAATGAAATAGAAATACTTCAGGGAAGACATCCTGTTGTTGAAAGAATTTTATCGCCCGGAGAAAAGTTCACTCCTAATGATTGTAAACTGAATAACACAGACCAGCAAATTATTCTGCTTACCGGACCGAATATGGCTGGCAAATCTGTTTATTTAAGACAGGTTGGTTTAATCGTTTTGCTTGCACAGATTGGTTCATTCGTCCCGGCATCAAAAGCAAAAATTGGAATTGTTGACAGAATATTTACTCGTGTTGGAGCCAGCGATAATATTACCGCTGGTGAAAGTACATTTCTTGTTGAGATGCAGGAAGCAGCAAATATTCTTAACAATGCAACTTCAAAAAGTCTTATACTGCTTGATGAAATCGGAAGAGGCACAAGTACTTTTGATGGAATTTCAATTGCGTGGGCAATTACCGAATATCTTCATGAGAATCCTGATGTAGCGGCTAAAACTTTATTCGCAACTCATTATCATGAACTGAATGAAATGGCTGATCTTTTCCCCAGAATTAAAAACTACAAAGTGGAAGTTCGTGAGTACGATGATAAAGTAATTTTTCTTCATCGTGTTAATCCTGGTCGGGCTGATCATAGCTATGGAATTCAGGTTGCAATGATGGCAGGATTGCCTGTGTTTGTTACAAACCGGGCAAAAGAAATCCTGAATAATCTTGAAAGTAAAGAACTCACACCTTATGAAGTCAAAAAAGAACGACTTAAAAAACTTAAAAGTGAAACTGATAATCAAATAAGTTTGTTTGAATTCAAAGATGATGAATTAAGAACTGAAATAAAAAATCTGGAGCTGAACACTCTGACACCAATTGAAGCATTAAACAAACTAAATGAGCTGAAAAGAAAGATGGAGAGAAATGACTAA
- a CDS encoding DUF1684 domain-containing protein, with protein sequence MTKSIKFLTGVLIILFFITTGSNCSDENRTELTKSYLTLLEQERADRNWQMQYNPSASPFLMDTSVKYEPLKFYEANPEFIFKSKLYRIDKPDSVDIFGTKGTSRKYLRYGYFNLNYKGNQYKLYLYNITTPEGMKVYNIWFKDGTTGKETFEHGRYLKFEKNLDDDFEYTIDFNRATNPLCAYSDLFNCPVPTEQDSLPFEVKAGEKKFR encoded by the coding sequence ATGACTAAGTCAATAAAATTTTTAACTGGTGTTCTTATAATTTTATTTTTTATTACAACCGGCTCAAATTGTTCTGATGAGAATAGAACTGAGCTTACAAAATCATATTTAACATTGCTTGAACAGGAAAGAGCAGACAGAAACTGGCAGATGCAATATAATCCGTCAGCATCTCCGTTTTTAATGGATACATCAGTGAAATATGAACCACTGAAATTTTATGAAGCAAATCCCGAATTCATCTTTAAATCAAAACTCTATCGTATTGATAAACCGGATTCAGTAGATATTTTTGGAACGAAAGGAACTTCGAGAAAATATCTTCGTTATGGATATTTCAACCTTAATTATAAGGGTAATCAGTACAAACTTTATCTTTATAATATCACAACTCCGGAAGGTATGAAAGTATATAACATCTGGTTTAAGGATGGTACAACAGGAAAAGAAACTTTTGAACATGGCAGGTATCTTAAGTTCGAAAAGAATTTGGATGATGATTTTGAATACACGATTGATTTTAATCGTGCTACAAATCCTTTGTGTGCTTACAGTGATTTGTTTAATTGCCCTGTTCCTACAGAGCAGGATTCACTTCCTTTTGAAGTGAAAGCTGGTGAGAAAAAATTCAGATAA
- the aroF gene encoding 3-deoxy-7-phosphoheptulonate synthase has translation MVVVVDKNLSQEKVEKIIAELNRNGFDVHKSTGEKYIILGALGVQPGFDTRKIKMLEGVVDVFRITEPYKLASRRFKAEKTIVKIDDIEIGGDEIVVIAGPCSVENENQIMKLAEIVKNAGAKILRGGAFKPRTSPYSFQGLGEEGLKLLRKAGDKFGLSVVTEIIEPSHFELIEKYTDIFQVGSRNMYNYPLLKLLGTSKKPVMLKRGMSATIDEWLMSAEYILAGGNPNVILCERGIRTFDTSLRNTFDLSAIVTAHEKTHLPVCADPSHAIGYRDKIIPMARAAVAAGTDALMVEVHHDPDNALSDGPQALLPDQFSELMIQIKEIAKVIGKKI, from the coding sequence TTGGTAGTAGTTGTTGATAAAAATTTATCGCAGGAGAAAGTTGAAAAAATTATCGCAGAGTTGAACCGGAATGGTTTTGATGTTCACAAATCAACTGGTGAAAAGTATATTATTCTTGGTGCGTTGGGAGTTCAACCGGGATTTGATACAAGAAAAATTAAAATGCTCGAAGGTGTTGTTGATGTTTTCAGAATTACAGAACCATATAAACTTGCAAGCAGAAGATTTAAAGCTGAGAAGACAATTGTAAAAATCGATGATATTGAAATTGGTGGAGATGAAATTGTTGTAATTGCTGGTCCCTGCTCTGTTGAAAATGAAAATCAGATAATGAAGCTTGCTGAGATTGTAAAGAATGCCGGTGCAAAAATTCTGAGAGGTGGAGCATTCAAACCAAGAACTTCGCCATATTCATTTCAGGGTTTGGGTGAAGAAGGATTAAAACTTCTCAGAAAAGCCGGAGATAAGTTTGGACTTTCAGTAGTAACTGAAATTATAGAACCTTCGCATTTTGAATTGATTGAAAAATACACAGACATTTTTCAGGTTGGCTCCAGAAATATGTACAATTATCCTTTACTCAAATTGCTTGGAACTTCTAAAAAACCAGTTATGCTCAAACGCGGAATGTCTGCAACAATCGATGAATGGTTAATGTCTGCCGAATATATTCTCGCCGGAGGTAATCCAAATGTAATTCTTTGCGAAAGAGGAATCAGAACTTTTGATACATCATTAAGAAACACATTTGATTTATCGGCAATTGTAACTGCTCACGAAAAAACTCATCTACCTGTTTGTGCAGATCCATCGCACGCAATTGGTTACAGAGATAAAATTATTCCAATGGCTCGTGCTGCAGTTGCTGCAGGAACAGATGCACTTATGGTTGAAGTTCATCACGACCCGGACAATGCATTATCAGATGGTCCGCAAGCATTATTGCCTGATCAATTTTCTGAGTTAATGATACAGATTAAAGAAATTGCAAAAGTGATTGGGAAAAAAATCTGA
- a CDS encoding toxin-antitoxin system YwqK family antitoxin, translated as MNKIVFLSIIILTVSVFAQQKEIRRTYFPDGKVKTEGEYVNDKLDGKYKEYYPSGRLWKEWNFVDGKEEGISIWYFPDGKVQIEWNYRNGLREGISKWYYETGELWAEQNYENGVLQGITYTYYKSGEKQGEWNYVNGVLQGISRTFFTNGNVEVEKKFVDGKLHGTTKVYHDDKSLALEAFFVNDKLEGNVYIYDKMKTLRVKDFYVNDELVNRERYDYKGKVESKEEVVRTKYPSGYLKDETYLVDGVKDGSMKIYFESGFLNYQFNFKKNVLNGRSFQFYENGVVRLVNDYVDGLKIGNEKEYYPDGVLKSETIYENNRKNGTQVTYHPNGNLATIATFVNDEQVGEFKTFFENGILRSEEIIKDGKREGKRTTYYRNGALEKIENYFNGKLQGWVKTYYDDGSLLKEEYYFDGILQRSKTYSREGLLVSTFGYN; from the coding sequence ATGAATAAAATAGTTTTCTTATCAATAATCATTTTAACAGTTTCTGTTTTTGCACAACAAAAAGAAATTCGCAGAACATATTTCCCTGATGGAAAAGTTAAAACTGAAGGAGAATATGTAAACGATAAACTTGATGGAAAGTATAAAGAATATTATCCATCAGGTAGATTATGGAAAGAATGGAATTTCGTTGACGGAAAAGAAGAAGGAATTTCGATATGGTATTTTCCTGATGGTAAAGTTCAGATAGAATGGAATTACAGAAACGGTTTGCGTGAAGGAATTTCAAAATGGTATTATGAAACAGGCGAACTTTGGGCTGAACAGAATTATGAAAATGGTGTTTTGCAGGGAATAACTTATACTTATTACAAGTCAGGTGAAAAGCAAGGTGAATGGAATTATGTTAACGGAGTTTTGCAGGGAATCTCAAGAACATTTTTCACTAATGGAAATGTTGAAGTTGAAAAGAAGTTTGTGGACGGAAAGCTTCACGGAACAACAAAAGTTTATCACGATGATAAGTCACTTGCACTTGAAGCATTTTTCGTAAATGATAAACTTGAAGGAAATGTTTACATCTATGATAAAATGAAAACCTTGCGGGTAAAAGATTTTTATGTTAATGATGAACTTGTGAACCGTGAACGCTATGATTACAAAGGAAAAGTTGAATCCAAAGAAGAAGTTGTAAGAACAAAATACCCTTCTGGCTATCTTAAGGATGAAACTTACCTGGTAGATGGTGTAAAGGATGGTTCAATGAAGATTTATTTTGAATCAGGATTTTTGAATTACCAATTCAATTTCAAAAAAAATGTTTTAAATGGGAGATCATTCCAGTTTTATGAAAACGGTGTAGTACGCCTGGTTAATGATTATGTTGATGGATTGAAAATCGGTAATGAAAAAGAATATTATCCGGACGGAGTTCTGAAGTCTGAAACAATTTATGAGAATAACAGAAAAAACGGAACACAGGTTACCTATCATCCAAACGGTAATCTTGCAACGATTGCTACTTTCGTAAATGATGAACAAGTTGGAGAATTCAAAACATTTTTCGAAAACGGAATTCTCAGATCAGAAGAAATTATCAAAGATGGTAAACGTGAAGGAAAGAGAACAACTTATTACAGAAACGGTGCATTGGAGAAAATTGAAAATTATTTTAATGGAAAATTGCAGGGATGGGTAAAAACATATTATGATGATGGTTCCCTTTTGAAAGAAGAATATTATTTTGATGGAATCCTTCAACGCAGTAAAACTTATAGCAGAGAAGGATTGTTAGTCTCAACTTTTGGATATAACTAA
- a CDS encoding reprolysin-like metallopeptidase: protein MKIRISIFGMTLLFSFLTFFSPPIFPQENLWTDKQETEIALAGERIIIPQAYRTVSLNRVALENLLSQAPMETPNFISQRTIQIELPMPDGSMQKFAFVESPVMAPELATKFPQIKTYLAKGITDPYAVCRFDYTLQGFHAMILSPNGRVFIDPYSKGDIDNYISYYSRDYVKESALFDCELLVDESRQPEFDYLKENKLLTPTGPQLRTYRLAVATTGEYSTYHGGTIPSVMSAVVTTVNRVVGVYETDLAVRMVLVPNNDTLIFLNAASDPYTNNDGFAMLSQNQTTVDARIGPANYDIGHVFSTGGGGVAYLGVVCVNGSKARGVTGSPQPIGDPFDIDYVAHEMGHQFGGNHSFNGNAGSCSGGNRNASTAYEPGSGSTIMAYAGICSPQNLQNNSDPYFHVVNFDEIVSYTNFGNGNSCAVITNTGNSAPTVTVPAGGFYIPKSTPFALTGSATDPNGDALTYSWEEFDLGPAGHPNSPSGNAPIFRVFNPTTSPTRTFPKLSSLLNNTQVIGEILPSYARTLTFRLVARDNRPAGGGVNYAQMQFQVDGNSGPFLVTSPNTNVSWPGLSSQTVTWDVANTNIAPVNCANVNILLSVDGGQTYPFVLAANTPNDGSEIVILPDNQTTTARIKVEAVGNVFFDISNVNFTITTAIPVELVSFTATSTKEGVVLNWITATETNNAGFTIERGTDSENFTEIGFVGGKGTTTEPTVYSYLDNSVKQGTYFYRLKQTDYDGTFKYLNVVNVNIGLPTKFVLEQNYPNPFNPSTKISYALSNPELVSLKVFDILGNEVANLVNEYQQAGVYEIEFNASELPSGVYYYRLTAGNFSDVKKMLMTK from the coding sequence ATGAAAATAAGAATATCCATTTTTGGAATGACGCTTTTGTTTTCATTCCTTACATTTTTCTCACCTCCAATCTTTCCGCAGGAAAATTTATGGACTGATAAACAGGAAACAGAAATTGCTTTAGCAGGTGAAAGAATTATTATTCCACAGGCATACCGGACTGTTTCATTAAATAGAGTGGCTTTAGAAAATTTGCTAAGCCAGGCACCGATGGAAACTCCAAACTTCATCTCTCAAAGAACAATTCAGATAGAGCTTCCGATGCCTGATGGTTCTATGCAAAAATTTGCTTTTGTCGAATCACCGGTAATGGCTCCAGAGTTAGCCACAAAGTTTCCTCAGATTAAAACATACCTTGCAAAAGGAATAACTGATCCTTATGCTGTTTGTAGATTTGATTATACACTTCAGGGTTTTCACGCAATGATTCTTTCTCCAAATGGAAGAGTCTTTATTGATCCATATAGCAAAGGAGATATTGATAATTACATTTCTTACTACTCAAGAGATTATGTTAAGGAAAGTGCTTTGTTCGATTGCGAATTACTGGTTGATGAATCAAGACAACCTGAATTCGATTACTTAAAAGAAAATAAATTATTAACTCCTACAGGTCCTCAGTTAAGAACTTACAGGTTAGCTGTTGCAACAACAGGAGAGTATTCCACTTATCACGGAGGCACTATTCCATCAGTTATGTCTGCAGTAGTAACTACTGTAAATCGTGTTGTTGGTGTATATGAAACTGATTTAGCTGTAAGGATGGTTTTAGTACCTAATAACGACACTCTAATCTTTCTGAATGCAGCTTCTGATCCCTACACAAATAATGATGGTTTTGCAATGTTATCACAAAATCAAACAACTGTTGATGCAAGGATTGGACCTGCAAATTATGATATTGGACATGTGTTTAGTACCGGTGGAGGTGGAGTTGCGTATTTGGGTGTTGTCTGTGTTAATGGTTCGAAGGCAAGAGGAGTAACTGGTTCTCCTCAACCTATTGGTGACCCGTTTGATATTGATTATGTTGCGCACGAAATGGGACATCAGTTCGGAGGTAATCATTCATTTAACGGTAATGCGGGTTCCTGCAGCGGTGGAAACAGAAATGCTTCAACTGCTTATGAGCCAGGAAGCGGTTCAACTATTATGGCTTATGCAGGAATATGCTCACCTCAAAATTTACAGAACAACAGTGACCCTTATTTTCATGTTGTAAACTTTGATGAAATAGTTTCATACACGAACTTCGGAAATGGAAACAGCTGTGCTGTTATAACTAATACAGGAAATTCTGCACCAACGGTTACAGTTCCTGCTGGTGGATTTTATATTCCAAAGAGCACACCATTTGCATTAACTGGCTCAGCAACTGATCCTAATGGTGATGCTTTAACTTACAGTTGGGAAGAGTTTGATTTGGGTCCTGCAGGACATCCTAATTCGCCATCAGGCAATGCACCGATATTCAGAGTTTTTAATCCAACTACTTCACCAACCAGAACTTTTCCGAAGTTATCTTCTCTGCTAAACAACACACAGGTGATTGGAGAAATTCTTCCATCTTATGCCAGAACATTAACTTTCCGCTTAGTAGCAAGAGACAACAGACCTGCTGGAGGAGGAGTTAATTATGCTCAGATGCAATTTCAGGTAGATGGAAATTCAGGTCCGTTTTTAGTTACTTCTCCCAACACTAATGTAAGTTGGCCCGGATTATCTTCACAAACTGTAACCTGGGATGTTGCAAATACAAATATAGCTCCGGTTAATTGTGCTAATGTAAATATTCTTCTTTCAGTTGATGGCGGTCAAACTTATCCATTTGTTCTTGCTGCAAATACTCCAAATGACGGAAGTGAAATTGTTATTTTACCGGATAATCAAACAACCACTGCGAGAATAAAAGTCGAAGCAGTTGGAAATGTTTTCTTTGATATTTCAAATGTGAATTTTACTATAACCACTGCAATTCCTGTTGAGTTAGTTTCTTTTACAGCCACATCAACAAAAGAAGGCGTTGTATTGAATTGGATTACAGCAACTGAAACCAACAACGCTGGTTTTACTATCGAAAGAGGAACAGATAGTGAGAATTTTACAGAGATTGGATTTGTAGGTGGAAAGGGAACTACAACAGAACCAACTGTTTATTCTTATCTGGATAATTCAGTAAAGCAGGGAACATATTTTTATCGGCTTAAACAAACCGATTATGATGGTACATTTAAGTATCTGAATGTTGTAAATGTTAATATCGGATTACCAACAAAGTTCGTACTAGAACAGAATTATCCGAATCCATTTAATCCATCAACAAAAATTTCTTATGCATTAAGCAATCCTGAATTAGTGTCGCTTAAAGTATTTGATATCCTTGGTAACGAAGTTGCAAATCTGGTAAATGAATATCAACAAGCCGGTGTTTATGAAATTGAATTCAATGCTTCAGAATTACCGAGTGGAGTTTATTATTACAGACTGACAGCAGGTAATTTTTCGGATGTAAAGAAAATGTTGATGACAAAATAG